The Elusimicrobiota bacterium sequence GTTCAAAAGACGGCATCCCCATGGGCAAGGGGCTGGGCTCCTCGGCCGCGGCGCGCTTGGCGGCCTTGGTTGCGGCGCGTCTCTTGACGAAACGCGAGGACCATGATGAAGAAACGTTAACGCAAGCAGCCCGCCTTGAGGGGCATCCTGATAATGCCGCAGCCTCGCTTTACGGCGGATTCTGCTTGTCTTGGTTTGCCGGCGGCAAAGTTCAGGCTTATTCCCGAAAAATGCCCCGTGAATTGGCCGCCGTGATTTGCATCCCCTCTTTTAATCTACCCACGGAAAAAGCCCGGCGCATTTTGCCTAAAAGCGTTCCCAGGCAGGACGCGGTTTTTAATTTAGGGAGGCTGGCTTCTCTCTTTTGCGCGTTGGAAACTAAACAATTCGGCCAGCTTAAATCAGCTCTGGAAGACCGGCTGCATCAGCCCTATCGCGCCCGTTTGATTCCCGGTTTAAATCAGGTGATCGAATCCGCGCTTAAAAGCGGAGCGCTGGGCGCTTGTTTATCGGGAGCCGGCCCTTCTGTTTTGGCTGTCGTGGATCAACGAAAAGACCCCGGCGCCATCGGCGAAGCCATGGAACGCGCTTTCGCCGGACGCCGAATCCAAAGCCGGGCCCAGGTTTATTTATTTGACAACAAGGGATTTAAATCGGAAAGAAACTAGGCGGGGTTATTCTCGCCAACGTTCTACGAGTATAGCGCCGAATAGGCCCAATACGGATGAGGTCCAGAAATAAACATTGTAATCGATCAACCCGGCTTTAAAAATCAATCCTGTGGCGATGCCTCCGGCAATCCCGGCCGCAAGGCTTGATAACCCCAAGCGTTCTTGCCGTTGCCGACTTTGGTCAAGAAGGTTGAAAGTTAGGGCTCCGGCAAAGCCGCTGATCGCCCCGGAAACGCCCGTTCTTTTGAGCATGCCCCGCCTTCCCATTGCTATTGTGTACGAGGTGGCCATCATGGCCGTCATCATCGCCGCGCCTACGGATTCGTTAAGAATGGGGTTCTTTTTTGGAATGCCGGTCATTTTTACAAGCTTGATATTCATGGGCGTTATATTTGGGGCCGTATTTTCCATCA is a genomic window containing:
- the thrB gene encoding homoserine kinase; protein product: MKKVWIRVPGSSGNLGSGFDVAAAALGVYLELELEVVPKAQGMPYQPKNLIVRTAWPLLQKAFPKNGFRFRSKDGIPMGKGLGSSAAARLAALVAARLLTKREDHDEETLTQAARLEGHPDNAAASLYGGFCLSWFAGGKVQAYSRKMPRELAAVICIPSFNLPTEKARRILPKSVPRQDAVFNLGRLASLFCALETKQFGQLKSALEDRLHQPYRARLIPGLNQVIESALKSGALGACLSGAGPSVLAVVDQRKDPGAIGEAMERAFAGRRIQSRAQVYLFDNKGFKSERN